The following are encoded in a window of Staphylospora marina genomic DNA:
- a CDS encoding permease, protein MLLEVFQNFLSLAIELTVLFLAISFLISFLQGLIPYENIKKYLSGENTTIGVIAALVFAFITPFCSCSTVPIVVNLLNNKVRFGIVMVFLFSSPVLDPTIITLMSALLGIKVAVSYTIITSILSVIIGLTLEKLGYESAVKKVIVTGYKEMQTKFSFKNALKETLNLMKSVYPYLLIGAGIGSFIQGYVPTEWISSFFGGEQWWLVPIAALIGIPLYIRLSTMIPISQILITKGMAIAPVMALMISSAGASLPEITLLYSIFQRRLIIAFVVSVIVMATLSGFLFYII, encoded by the coding sequence ATGTTATTAGAGGTATTTCAAAATTTTTTATCGCTTGCCATTGAACTTACCGTTCTGTTCCTTGCCATCTCATTTCTCATTAGTTTCCTTCAAGGACTGATTCCATACGAAAATATAAAGAAGTACTTATCTGGCGAAAACACAACAATCGGTGTTATAGCCGCTCTTGTATTTGCCTTCATCACCCCTTTTTGCTCTTGCTCAACTGTCCCTATAGTCGTAAATTTGTTAAACAATAAGGTCCGTTTTGGGATCGTCATGGTATTTTTATTTTCCTCTCCTGTTTTGGACCCAACGATTATTACGCTTATGAGTGCTTTACTAGGAATAAAAGTAGCAGTTTCTTATACCATCATCACATCCATTTTATCTGTGATCATCGGGCTTACTCTTGAGAAATTGGGGTATGAGAGTGCAGTCAAAAAGGTAATTGTGACAGGTTACAAAGAAATGCAAACAAAATTTAGTTTTAAAAACGCACTAAAAGAAACACTTAATTTAATGAAATCAGTTTATCCGTACTTACTGATTGGTGCTGGTATCGGTTCTTTCATCCAAGGATATGTCCCAACCGAATGGATTTCCTCCTTCTTTGGAGGAGAACAGTGGTGGCTTGTACCTATAGCAGCACTGATAGGTATCCCACTATATATACGACTTTCAACGATGATTCCCATATCACAGATTCTAATTACCAAAGGAATGGCAATCGCGCCAGTAATGGCACTAATGATTAGTTCCGCCGGAGCAAGCTTACCAGAAATCACACTGCTTTATTCTATTTTCCAAAGAAGACTTATTATTGCGTTTGTTGTATCCGTCATAGTCATGGCAACTCTTTCTGGATTCCTGTTCTACATTATTTAA
- a CDS encoding arsinothricin resistance N-acetyltransferase ArsN1 family A has product MSSLWLIREATVQDLLRILDIYNQGIADRIATLEEHPKTWEEMYKWFHQRSPRYTVLVAELKGEVQGWASLNPYSHRCAYASVAEISVYVDRSWRGKGVGSRLLRALEEEAKENGFHKMILFTFPFNILGQGLYRKLGFREVGVFRNQGKLDDRFVDVMAMEKCLLE; this is encoded by the coding sequence ATGAGTTCACTATGGTTAATCCGAGAAGCAACTGTACAAGATCTTTTACGTATTTTAGATATTTACAACCAAGGGATTGCGGATCGGATTGCCACATTGGAGGAGCATCCTAAAACCTGGGAAGAGATGTACAAATGGTTCCACCAACGATCTCCTCGATACACTGTTCTGGTGGCAGAGCTCAAAGGTGAAGTCCAAGGATGGGCTTCACTCAATCCGTACTCTCATCGGTGTGCTTATGCAAGTGTAGCGGAAATTTCCGTGTATGTCGATCGTTCTTGGCGAGGAAAAGGAGTCGGTTCCCGGCTTTTACGGGCATTGGAGGAAGAGGCGAAGGAAAACGGCTTTCACAAGATGATTCTGTTTACTTTTCCCTTTAATATTCTTGGACAAGGTTTGTATCGAAAATTAGGCTTTCGGGAAGTAGGGGTTTTTCGGAACCAAGGAAAACTGGATGACCGATTCGTCGATGTGATGGCGATGGAAAAGTGTTTGTTAGAGTAG
- the arsC gene encoding arsenate reductase (thioredoxin), with translation MTKRIIYFLCTGNSCRSQMAEGFGKKYLGDRFEVYSAGIEAHGLNPRAVKVMAEKGIDISNQTSDTIDPELLNKADYVITLCEDAKDKCPMTPPHVHRDHWQFEDPAKAQGTEEKVWEIFRRVRDQIEERILRFAEETKKY, from the coding sequence ATGACAAAAAGGATCATATATTTTTTATGTACTGGTAACTCTTGCCGCAGTCAGATGGCTGAAGGATTTGGAAAGAAATACTTAGGTGATCGATTCGAAGTGTACAGTGCAGGAATTGAAGCACATGGACTAAATCCAAGAGCAGTCAAAGTAATGGCTGAAAAAGGTATTGATATCTCCAATCAGACATCTGATACCATCGACCCCGAATTGCTAAATAAAGCGGACTACGTTATCACACTCTGTGAGGATGCAAAAGATAAATGTCCGATGACACCTCCTCACGTTCACCGTGATCATTGGCAATTTGAGGATCCAGCAAAAGCCCAGGGAACGGAAGAAAAAGTGTGGGAAATATTCCGACGGGTCAGGGATCAGATCGAAGAACGGATTCTTCGGTTTGCCGAAGAAACAAAGAAGTACTAA